The following is a genomic window from Sedimenticola thiotaurini.
TCATGGCGGTGGCCACCTGGGTTATCTCCTGCTGCTGGGTATCCACCCCCTGGCTGGTGCGATTGGCCGCTTCCGAGGTGACATCGGCGGTCTCCCGCAAGATCCGCGTGGTATCCGACAAGCGCCCGATCACCGCATTCAGCTTGGAACGCTGCATGCGCATGGCCAAAGCTATCTGGCCGAACTCATCATCCCGGTCCGTGTAGACCTTGCACATCACCGGATGGTAGAAGATGGACCGGGCCCACTCCACCATGGCTGCCATGGGCATCATCAGGATGGTATTGACCCCGACGATCAGACCGGCGCTGAGCAACCAGCCCCAGATACTGTAGGACTGCAGTGATGCGTTCAGGCTGGTCACGGCGGCCGGCAGCAGTGCCAGCAGGTTGGACAGAATCAGCAGATTGCGTAACCCGATCCGGGCCCGCAGACTGGGTTTGTAATCCTTGCCTTCCCGCAGCTTTTGGTAGATACCCTTGGCCCGTTCGACACACGCCTGCTCCGGTTTATATCGGACCGATTGATACTCCACCGTCTTGCCATTCTGTTCGATCGGTGTGACCAGGGCATCGACCCAGTAGTAGTCGCCGTTCTTGCAGCGGTTCTTCACCATCCCCATCCACGGTCGGCCCGATTTCACCGTATCCCAGAGGCTCTGAAACGCGGCAGGCGGCATATCCGGATGACGAACCACGTTGTGGTTCTTGTGCAGCAGCTCATCTTCGGGGAAACCGCTGATGTCGATAAAATCCGGATTGATATAGGTGATCGCACCCTTCAGATCGGTTGTGGAGAGTATGTTGGCATCGATGCTGAACTGCTTTTCCACATCGGTGACGGGATGATTGATCTTCATGAATTACCGTCCTTTCTTATTCCGCTGGCGAAAATTGGTGGGTACCGCGTCCATACAGCCAAATGGCTTAAAGATTCATTCGGCAGTAAGGCAGATAACTGAACCACAGCTGGGCATCGATTTTTCAATACGATAATTGTGGTAATAATAACGGAACATAACTGATCTATCCACGCTTTAGTGATGACTAACATAACCGATAAGTCTTTAATTCTTATGACAAACTCCCGGTTGAGAAAAACTCGAAAGCAATTCCGATACCAACAGCTAACTTGTCAAGACCCATCCGGATAAATGGCTTTCCGAACCAACCCATATGCCGGCCGACAAGGGGGTCGTAACAGCTCGGACAGGCCTGACTCCATCCAATGAACTGCACCAACCCGGGGCACAACGCACGGTTATGAATCGTCCCGTTCGGCAGATACCTGCGGGCATGCTAAATTGAGCCTATGAGCACGCTGCGCCGTTATCACAGACGTCCCGACCAGGCGATTACCGCCATCCAGCTGGCGCTGGAGAGCGACGGCCTTCGCTATCACAAATGGGGAGCCGAACAGTTTGCCGCACCGGGGGACTGGCTGGTGGACAATAACGGCGACATCTACACCGTGGCGGCCGATGTCTTCGCCCGCACCTACCGACAGGTCTCCCCGGGTCGGTTTATCAAGGCCACACCGGTCTGGGCCCGCCGGGCGACCCGGCCGGGCGCACTGCCTACCCGGGAAGGGGAGTCACACTTCGCCGCCGGTGACTACCTGGTGTTCAACCAGCCCGATGCAACTGATGGCTACTGCATGACAGCGGAGCAGTTTCACGCCCTGTACGAACCGGACGAAACGGATTAACCCGCCCCAACCTGAGACAGCCGGCCACACACTGCTATCCTCTTAAACAGCCAACCAGAGGATGGAACATCAACATGGATATTGTTTCGCTGGTCAGGGATACGCGCATTCAGCGGATACTGTCTCACCCCGAAGATGACAGCAGCATCTGGCAGCGTGCACTGCAACGCCTGCTCGCTGCCGACATCGAACTGACCCGGCAATCGGCCGGTGAATCCGCCATCGCCGCACTGCAACGGCTGATGATTTTTCTCGGTTACTCCACCGCCGCCAGCGGCGCCTTTCTGATCGACGGCGACTTTGGCCGGGGCACCAACCGGGGCGTCGCCCAGTTCAAGTACGATCACGGTCTTGGCGGCAAGCCGGACCGTGAACGGCTCTGTTACCCCTGCCGGTGGAACAACGCCCGGCGCCTGATCGACAGCATCCCGGAGACCAGCCTGGACCAGGCCACATTGCAGGCGATGTTGCAGACCGCCTATCAGCGCTGTGAGCAGAACCAGGTCATGTGCGGCGATGTGGAGCTGGCGATCTTCCATCTCAACGCCCTGCATAAACACCGCTTTCTCGATTGTCGCGCCATCCTGGAGCGCTACGGTGACGCCGCCCTGACCGCTGCACGGGCGCAGCAGCAGAAGGGCATCCAGATCCGGCCGGAGTGGATCCTGTCCATCATCCGCCAGGAGACGGCGGGGATCATTCGACCGCGCTTTGAACAGCACTACCTGTCACGGCTCAACCAACGCCACCCCGATAGCGACCTGGAGGAGCTGCGCATGCAGTCCATGAGCCTGGGACTGGGCCAGATCATGGGGTGTAACTATGACGCTGTGGGCGCCCCGGATGCCCGCGCCCTGTTTAGCGCGCCGGTGGATGAGCAGGTGGCTTTCGTGGCCCGTTTCCTGAAGCCGCGCCAGGCAGAGACCGGAAAAGGTCAGCCCGATGAGGCCGATTTTCACCGGGTGGCACGCTTCTACAACGGGCCCAAATATGCCGCCCATCACTACCACGAACGGCTGGCCCGCTGGTTCAGGGAGTTCCGTCTCCTGCTCGGCTGACGCCGGCCCGACGCAGCCGCCCCAGGCGCAGGAACAGGCGATCGAACAGCCCCAGGTGCAGGGCCGGAATAATCCAGCCCACCAGGCCGATCCCCACCCCGATCGCGGCCCGGCGCAGAATCGAGCGCAGTCTGAAGAACTGCATGATGCGCTTGCCGAAACGCTGGCCAAACAGCGCCAGCACCAGGTAACCGGCCAGCAACATGGCCAGACCGGCAGCCAGGTTGCCCAAGGTCAGGGTGCGCTCCAGCCAACCCAGCAGGGCCTGCATGGTGGCCGTCTGCATCAGGCTCATGGAGGGATTGTTCAACAGCCCGGAGATGAACCAGTAACCGACTCCCGCCAGCAGCAACACGCCCAGCAGAATCGCCAGCACGGTCAGGCCGCCATGCAGCCGCCACACCTTGAAAAACTTGAGATGGGAAACCCCCAGGTGACGATCCAAATCGCTGGCCGCCAGACCGGGCCCGGCGGCGTCGCCGGCACACATCGCCCCGTCCAGTTGACGGAATGCCCACGGGTGGGTCCGATCCCGCACCAGCGGAAACGCCTGCAGGGAATCGGCTGCGTCACACATGGCGTGGTAACCACTGTTCATCAGGACAAAGGCTTCCACATCGGTAAAGGAGTCCAGATCGGTGCGTACGGCAGCCAGGCGCTGCTGTATGTCACAGCGGATGCCGTAACTGGTCAGGGAGATCCGGTCCGGCGCTTCGGTGGCGACGCCACTGCCCTGCCAGTCCACTTCACTGCCCTCCAGGCCCTGGGTCAGGTGCACATAGGTCATGCCCTTCAACTGCACACTGGCTGCCCGCATGTGCAGGTCTTCATATTCACTGCCGCGAATACGCCCCATCATCACCGACATACTGCGCAGTACCGGCCCCAGGATCCCGCCGGCGGGATCGTCGTCCGGGCTCAACTGGCCACTGGCGTCGCTGATGATCATCACGGCGCAGTCCTGCTCGGTGAGCGCCGCCACCCCCAGGTTGTCATACACGCCCCCATCCACCAGCCGGATATTGCGCCGCGCGTAGAGTCGCGGCAGTTCAATCGGCTCAAACAGCCCCGGCACGCAGGAGGAGGCCGCCACCGCATGACCCAACCGATAGTGGCGATAGCGCGGCTCCGGTGCCTCCTGGTAGTAGAGCCGGCGCAGACGGGGACTCTTATCGACGGCCCGGTTGACGATATTGGGTGACTCGCCCATCCAGCTGACGGTGAACTGCCACAGGTGGCCGGTGTTCAGGGTGGTGGCGTTGAGCACCAGTTGGGGAATCTTGTGGCAGCGGCGCCAGTTCACCTCGCCGGGGCGAAAACCGTCCGCCTCATCCGGCGGCTGAATGAACAGCCGGTCCAGAGTGCGGGCGGCCGGGGCATCATCATCGACCCGGCTGTAGAGCTGTTTTTCGTACAGTTCGCCCAGGTACTCGGTGCGTGAATAGGTGGGCAGAAACAGCATCTTGAGATTGGCCCAGGGGTTGGCCAGCACGCGCATGCGCAGGTTCTTCTGCACCCCGTCGAGAAAATCATCGATCAGCTTCTCCACCAGGTCGAGATAATCCTGGTGGCTGATCTGCTCATCCCGCAGGCCCTGTCGCACACCACCCGTCGGGTGTCGACCAAACTGCATCAGGCGGCGTAGCTCCAGGTAGTAGTGAGCACCCACTATGGATCCACCGGAGACACAGGAGAGCACCTCCAGATGGCGCAGCATGTCCAGCTCGGCCAGCCGGGCCAACACCCCCAGGTGGTAGAACGAGGCCCGGAAACCGCCGCCGGAGAGGGCCAGTCCCACCTTGCCCAGGGCCAGGGTCTGCATGGCCCGGCTGCTGGACTCCCCCAGCAGGGCGACGATGGCCCGCCAGGCATCGGAATTGTGCAGCCGGGCCGGATCATCCGTCGGCGACTGCATCTGCACCAGATGGACCAGCTGCTCCACCGTACTCTTGCGCCACCAGTCCGGCACCCCATCCAGTTGCGCCGCTCGCTGCAACAAACCATCGGCCCGGTCCGGCTCCCCGGCCCCCAGACAGGCCTCCGCCAGGGTGACCAGCAACCAGTAGTCCTGCTGGCTTGTCTGGCTGGCCGGCGGCAACCGGGGTTCCAGAGTCTCCATAACCTGCCGACGGATCAGCTGTGCGTCCCGGCGGCGTGCCCGGGCGCTTTCAGTGGCCCGCTCTCCGGCGTCGGCCCGGCCCTCCAGCCAGGCCAGCACATCCTGTATATAGGCGGTATTGATGGCGGTGTAGCCGCCATCATCAGACACCCCGCACTCGAAGCCACGCCGATAGTAGTGCAGCGCCTGCTCCAGCCACTGACGCCGACTATCAATCCGCCAGCGCCGCTTGTACAGTGCACCGACCAGGCCAAGGGTCTCCTGGTCTTCGGTGTTATGCAGATCAAACTCCGCTGCCAGCAGTGCCTGGGCCTGATCAAACGCGCTCAGCTGGAGCAGCGTATCGTCCTTGTAGGTCGCCAGCGCCAGCGCCTGTACCAGGCGCACCCGGTCGGCACGCTGGATATCCGTGCGCGCCAACACCTTCAGCAACAGGCGCCTGGCCCAGTAGTGCATATCGATCCCGATCAACTCCCCGGCGAGCCGATCCACCTCATCAACTGCCATCGCCTGGCCGCGCAGCACTGACTGCACCCGGCCCACCAGCACCGAACTGATCGCCTTACGTTTTTCCACCCTGCCGCCCCCCTGTTTGTCGGCGGACAACCGCCCCTGCTACCGGTTGTCCGCGCCGTCGCTAGGCTGAGTATAGTCAAGCAGCCATCCCCCCACGGCGGCGCCGCACCGGCACCCGATCCGTGGTCTACAATTTTCACTGAGGTGCCCGGCATCACAGCCAAGTGAGCCCGGTGATGGTCCATGGGACGGGCATTCTGATTCAACGCGTCAGGTTACAGAAGGAGTGCGTCATGTTTTGCCCGGAGTGTGGAACCGAGAACCCAGATAACGCCCGTTTCTGCGGCAACTGCCGGCATCCGCTGGCCACTGCATCAGACACTCCGGCCAGCCAACCCTCCCCCCCGGTAGTGGAGATAGACAGCGATCCGGCCGCCGTTTCCGACGGTTTGAAATACGGCATTCTGTTCGGCACCCTGTTCATTCCGTTCCTCGGCCTGATCATGGGCATCGTCTACCTGCTCCAGGACAGTACGGAGGCGAAAAAGGCGGTGGGCAAACTGTGGCTCTACACCAGTATCGCGGTGATGATTTTCTATCTGGCCTTCAGCGGCGAATTCTAGCGGCGCGGAGACCATCCAGCGATGAGCACCCTGCCCGCCTTCATCACCCTGCAGCGAAACAAGACCAGCTCCAACCAACTGCGCCGGTTCAGCATCACCCTGGACAACCAGCCGGTGGGAAAAATCGGCGCGGGCCAGACCAAGCGCTTCAGGCTCGCCGCCGGTTCCCACCTGATCGGAATCCGGCTGGACCTGTACAAAAGCAAACTGCTGCAGATTCACCTGGCCCCCAACCAGACCCTGGCGCTGGTGTGTGGCGATCGTTCACCAGAAAACCTGAAGGAAGTTTTCACCTTGAAGGGACTTGAAAAGTCGCTCAACTCGGTGATCAAACCCAGCCAGTACCTGTACGTGGAGCCGGCCGAACAACAGCCTTCTCCGCCACCCGCAACAGCAGCGGCTGAACGCCCCCCCGCCAAGGCGAAATCAGCCAAATGCAGCGGGGCTATTTTTATCTCTTACCGCCGGGAGGACAGCCGGGAAATCACCGGCAGAATCTGCGACCGCCTGAATGGAGAGTTCGGCAAGGAGACCATTTTCCGGGACGTGGACTCCATACCCGCCGGGGTCGATTTCCGGGACCACATCAACAACACCATCGGCCAGTGCCAGGTACTGCTGGCCATCATTGGCACTCGCTGGCTGAACGCACAAAACGCAAAAAGTGAACGCCGGCTGGAGCTGGACAGCGACCCGCTGCGGGTGGAGATCGAAACCGCCCTGCAGCAAAAGATCCCGGTCATTCCCGTGCTGGTCAAAAACAGCACCATGCCGGATGCGGATGAGCTGCCGCACAGCCTGCAACCGCTGGCCTATCGCAATGCCATCATCATACCGGGCGAACCCTACTTCCATAACGGCGTTGACCGTTTGATTGAGGAGCTGGACCGGAATCTTGCGCCCGACAGCGCCCTGCGACGTAAAAAGCAGCCCGGCTTCTGTATCCACTGCGGCGCCGAACTGATTGCCGGCAACCGCTACTGTATCCAGTGCGGTCAACCCGCCGAGGGCGCGCCTAACGCACCGTAATGGTGACCACTTCCGATGCCACGGGGGGATCATGCGGCACATGGGCCTGGTCCCCCAGGATCAGCTGGAGTGTATGCACACCGGGCTCCAGGGTCAGTTCGGTCTCCGTCTGACCGCCGCCAAAGTGTTGAATATCACCCCCCATCGGCTGATCCAGCGTCGGCATCCCTGTGCCATCCACCAGCAGATGGTGATGCCCGGTGTTCGGCTTATCCGTACCGGCCGGTGCCACCCCCATCCCCTTCAAGCCAAAATGGACTGTAAAAGTGGTGGGCACCGTATCACCATCCATCGGTGAGATGATGTAGACCGACGCACCCGCCGGTGATGGGGTGCGGGCCATTGCCGCGAGAACCGGCATGGTGATCAGTAACAGGAATAGCAACCGTGAGAATAGACGCTTGTTCATTGAATCGCTCCTTGATGACAGGCTGGATGAAACTCACCGCCGGGGCACGATCCTGCCTGGGGTTGCTGCGTGCCTGGCAATGGGATTCAGGACGACCACAGAGAGAGCATAGGCAGCAAAGTGCCTCCTGATCACATGGAGAAAGTAAGCCTTTTCCGGCAGCGGGGGAAACGTGAGTCGGGGGCAGGTGTTCGGGGAGTACAACCTGTACCCGGTTAACCGGTAAATTTGAAACTGAGACTGGCTAACAACCGGAAAATTGCCTGGGCCGCATCGGCATCGTTCACCAGGGGCAGGCAGCCCACGCGGTGACGTTTCAGGTAGTCATCCGATGCGAGCAGGGAGACAGCCGAACTGTCCGGCACCAGCAATAGGGAATAACGGGGCGCCGTCTCTGCGTGTTTGATGGCATCCCGGTAGATATGGGCCGACGCCATGGCATTTAGGATACCGCTGCGGGACGCGCTGTATTTACTGTCCAGGCAGATGAACCTGGTGTCTTCCCCATCCGCATATTCCAGAACCAGGTCCGGCCTGCGTTCCCGACTGATGGAGCAGTACCCGTAGCGATTCGGCTGCTCCAGCGCCGGGCAGACCAGCTGGGTATACAACCGGATCGTCGAATCGGCATGCTTTCCCTCAAGGATCATGTCCGCCCACTGTGTCTCAGTCTTCAACTCCCAGTGGTACTCCGGTAGCTGTTGTTCCAGTTGCCGCGCCAGGGAGACAAAGCACCAGGCTTCATAAACCTGCCAGGTTGGCGCCAGGTAGTGTTGCTCGTCATCCGCCAGCCCGGATACACCTTCCCGCAACAGGCGCATGCCCAGCCGGTAGGACCTGTCATAGTGCGGACTGCCGGATATGGCGTTGATGCCCGCCACGCCCGGCTGCACCCTGCTGATGGCATTGAAGGGCGACAGCCGCGACAGCTTCAGGAGCTGTTTCTTGATGTTATTGAGATAGGCAATCCGACGCGGCATGCGAGCCTGCACATCGGTCTCTGTCTCGCTGTTGGTCGCCCCCTGCCGGGAAAACTCCGCCACCAGCCGGGTTGTGAGTCTTAACACAGCATCCAGTTGTTGTGCCAGCAACCGGTTCGCCGGGTGATCCAGTGTCGGTTCGTTGAAAGGGACATTCAGCCGGTTATCGCCCAGGTTCAGATCATCACGCCCCGACTGCTGACCGGCCAGGGCCGCAATCAACTTGGGATTGGCCTCCAGGCGTCGAACCGTATTCACATCCACCCGGCGGGCCAGGTGAACAGGCAGCTGTTCCCGTTGATAACGGTTGCGCACCAGGGGTCGCTCACAGACGGCCCTGAGTGCAGTGAGATAGGCATCAATAAAGCATCTCAGACGGGCATAGCGAATCCAGTGGGAGAGGCCGAGACGGGAGCGACCACCCAGGGCATGTCGGGCGGGTTCACGACCCATCAGCAGCTGCGGGGCGTAGCCGGCGACCTGGGAGATGTACTCGACATATTGCGCACGTCCCGATTTGCTGGATGATGGCGCCACATCCACCCGATAGCGGATAGGTTCGTGGCGATCCGGGAGCTCCAGCTCCACCACCACTTCCCCGGCGTAGAAACCGGGCGACCAGCACCAGTATTGACGATGGGCATCCATCGCCACCGGGGCATCGTCGACGAACAGGCGGGCGTCTGGGGTATTCACCCGGATAAGGTACTGTTGCTTCTCCTCCAGGCCACCCAAGGTGCAACCGGGTGTGAGCAAGCCCACCGGGGTCAACACACCCTGCCGACTGCAGAAGAGCTCCAGTTGCGTGTTCAACGCCAGAATCTCATCATCCCGGTATCGGTCAGATCCGCCTGGAGTGTCTTCACCTTGTCACGGCTGCGCTGAAGACCATGCGTTTGCAAAACCGTAATGGTTTTTTGCAGGGCTTCATGGAGCCTATTGCTCTCCGACCCTCTCAGCTTGGGGAGCACACGGGCGTAGACCACATCATCCAGTGCGCTGATCAGATCGAAATCGTTGCCCTGGCTGGCCAGCGCCAGGTACGAGAGCACATCCTCCACGGTGCGCCAGCCAAAGTGCAGACGCTCCGGGGCCAGGGCTTGCAGCAGATCCCCCAGGCAGGCCCGGACAATCGCAATATCCGCCGGGTTCAGGCCATGGTTCTGCCAGCGGGGATAATCGTCCAGATTCACATGCCAGAACTCCAGGGTAAAGGCGCGATCCAGCACCTTGTCCGACAGGCCGTGGGTGGTCTCATCCATGTTCACCGTGCCGATGAAAGCGACGTTGGCCGGATAGGCAATAGTACTGGGGACCCCGTCAAAAGAGTCTCCCTCATTGTGCAGCCGCAGCCGTTCTCCCGATTCCATTGAAGAGAGTACCGGGGCGAAGTATTGCTCCGGGTGCGACAGGTTCATCTCATCCAGGATGACGGTAAACGGCTGATCCGGGTGCCGGGCAGCAGTGAGTAAAAAATCCAGCAGGGGTGGCCGGACATAGCTGTCCGGCATCAGGGGATTGATATAGCCAAACAGGGGCGCCGGATCGTACCAGCCGGGCTGCACCGCCTGGATGAAAACGTTCTTCTCCGGGTTGTCGATAAACTGTGCCGCGATGGCGCTGGCATAGCGCCGGGCCAACAGGGTCTTGCCCGACCCGGAGAGTCCGGCCAGGATGGCAAAGTGACGCCGCGGATTGGCCCAGAGGCCGATATGGAGCTGCTGCACCAAGGATGGTAAAAATGCTGCCCCCTGCACAACCGCCTCTATCAACACACCCTGATCCAGTTGGCCTACATCTAGTTGCGCCTCGGTCAGCGGGGTATCAATCACTTCGCCATTGTCGAGCGGTTCAAGACATTCCGGTTGCCATTTAATCTCTCCGGCCCATGACTGGCCGCTCCCGGTCAGGCTATAGACACCCAGGCCATCAACCTGCATCAAACCGAAATCACGCAGCCACTTCAACATGGCGCGGGGCGCAAAATCACTGGTCCAGCCCGGATTGACCTGCTTGAGCAGCGCCAGCAATTCACCGGTAGAGAGGGGCTCTTTTGCTAACGCCACCAGCACATGATCCACACCCAGAATGCGTGTCAGGAGTGGCGGGATCAGCTCTTCCGCCTCCCCGGTCTCGATAAAGAGTTCTCCCCGGGGCGTGGGCGAAACAACCCCATCCACCTCCTGAATAACATAGAACTCGTTCTTGAGAATATTGATCAGCGTTCGCAGAGAGCTGTCCCGGTGATCGGGAAACTCCGCGCGCAGGAAATCCAGCAGATCCTCCCGTGTCACTCCCTCCATCACGAAACTGAGTGCGCTGGCGAGCGTATCCAGTCCTCCCCGAATACTGGTCAAGCCCTTGCGGCGCTGTGCTGCGGGTAAGGGCTTGAGATCTGGATCTTGGACAATTTTTGTGTCGTCAGGGGGTGATCCATGTTGGGTGTCCGCATAATCCACGTAGATAAACCAGCCATAGGTCATCCGCGCGGCAAGCTCTTCCGGAGTATCCC
Proteins encoded in this region:
- a CDS encoding PAS domain-containing methyl-accepting chemotaxis protein, whose translation is MKINHPVTDVEKQFSIDANILSTTDLKGAITYINPDFIDISGFPEDELLHKNHNVVRHPDMPPAAFQSLWDTVKSGRPWMGMVKNRCKNGDYYWVDALVTPIEQNGKTVEYQSVRYKPEQACVERAKGIYQKLREGKDYKPSLRARIGLRNLLILSNLLALLPAAVTSLNASLQSYSIWGWLLSAGLIVGVNTILMMPMAAMVEWARSIFYHPVMCKVYTDRDDEFGQIALAMRMQRSKLNAVIGRLSDTTRILRETADVTSEAANRTSQGVDTQQQEITQVATAMTEMSATVQDVAKNAAMTAEQTTDSLKESQAGQAVVEETITAIHQLSQEIQQSSSVIQQLSGYSENIGSILAVIKGIAEQTNLLALNAAIEAARAGEQGRGFAVVADEVRTLASRTQESTQEIETMIDYLQNGSREAVQVMDRSQASADNCVDIAGRAGTALQALAETINTISDMNIQVATASEEQSAVADDIQRNIVNISQVFEEISLGAKQSADATEQMVESIIQLDGLVDQFMDKSV
- a CDS encoding N-acetylmuramidase domain-containing protein; this translates as MDIVSLVRDTRIQRILSHPEDDSSIWQRALQRLLAADIELTRQSAGESAIAALQRLMIFLGYSTAASGAFLIDGDFGRGTNRGVAQFKYDHGLGGKPDRERLCYPCRWNNARRLIDSIPETSLDQATLQAMLQTAYQRCEQNQVMCGDVELAIFHLNALHKHRFLDCRAILERYGDAALTAARAQQQKGIQIRPEWILSIIRQETAGIIRPRFEQHYLSRLNQRHPDSDLEELRMQSMSLGLGQIMGCNYDAVGAPDARALFSAPVDEQVAFVARFLKPRQAETGKGQPDEADFHRVARFYNGPKYAAHHYHERLARWFREFRLLLG
- a CDS encoding tetratricopeptide repeat-containing protein, which codes for MEKRKAISSVLVGRVQSVLRGQAMAVDEVDRLAGELIGIDMHYWARRLLLKVLARTDIQRADRVRLVQALALATYKDDTLLQLSAFDQAQALLAAEFDLHNTEDQETLGLVGALYKRRWRIDSRRQWLEQALHYYRRGFECGVSDDGGYTAINTAYIQDVLAWLEGRADAGERATESARARRRDAQLIRRQVMETLEPRLPPASQTSQQDYWLLVTLAEACLGAGEPDRADGLLQRAAQLDGVPDWWRKSTVEQLVHLVQMQSPTDDPARLHNSDAWRAIVALLGESSSRAMQTLALGKVGLALSGGGFRASFYHLGVLARLAELDMLRHLEVLSCVSGGSIVGAHYYLELRRLMQFGRHPTGGVRQGLRDEQISHQDYLDLVEKLIDDFLDGVQKNLRMRVLANPWANLKMLFLPTYSRTEYLGELYEKQLYSRVDDDAPAARTLDRLFIQPPDEADGFRPGEVNWRRCHKIPQLVLNATTLNTGHLWQFTVSWMGESPNIVNRAVDKSPRLRRLYYQEAPEPRYRHYRLGHAVAASSCVPGLFEPIELPRLYARRNIRLVDGGVYDNLGVAALTEQDCAVMIISDASGQLSPDDDPAGGILGPVLRSMSVMMGRIRGSEYEDLHMRAASVQLKGMTYVHLTQGLEGSEVDWQGSGVATEAPDRISLTSYGIRCDIQQRLAAVRTDLDSFTDVEAFVLMNSGYHAMCDAADSLQAFPLVRDRTHPWAFRQLDGAMCAGDAAGPGLAASDLDRHLGVSHLKFFKVWRLHGGLTVLAILLGVLLLAGVGYWFISGLLNNPSMSLMQTATMQALLGWLERTLTLGNLAAGLAMLLAGYLVLALFGQRFGKRIMQFFRLRSILRRAAIGVGIGLVGWIIPALHLGLFDRLFLRLGRLRRAGVSRAGDGTP
- a CDS encoding zinc ribbon domain-containing protein, whose translation is MFCPECGTENPDNARFCGNCRHPLATASDTPASQPSPPVVEIDSDPAAVSDGLKYGILFGTLFIPFLGLIMGIVYLLQDSTEAKKAVGKLWLYTSIAVMIFYLAFSGEF
- a CDS encoding TIR domain-containing protein; this encodes MSTLPAFITLQRNKTSSNQLRRFSITLDNQPVGKIGAGQTKRFRLAAGSHLIGIRLDLYKSKLLQIHLAPNQTLALVCGDRSPENLKEVFTLKGLEKSLNSVIKPSQYLYVEPAEQQPSPPPATAAAERPPAKAKSAKCSGAIFISYRREDSREITGRICDRLNGEFGKETIFRDVDSIPAGVDFRDHINNTIGQCQVLLAIIGTRWLNAQNAKSERRLELDSDPLRVEIETALQQKIPVIPVLVKNSTMPDADELPHSLQPLAYRNAIIIPGEPYFHNGVDRLIEELDRNLAPDSALRRKKQPGFCIHCGAELIAGNRYCIQCGQPAEGAPNAP
- a CDS encoding DUF4399 domain-containing protein, giving the protein MNKRLFSRLLFLLLITMPVLAAMARTPSPAGASVYIISPMDGDTVPTTFTVHFGLKGMGVAPAGTDKPNTGHHHLLVDGTGMPTLDQPMGGDIQHFGGGQTETELTLEPGVHTLQLILGDQAHVPHDPPVASEVVTITVR
- a CDS encoding nuclease domain-containing protein codes for the protein MNTQLELFCSRQGVLTPVGLLTPGCTLGGLEEKQQYLIRVNTPDARLFVDDAPVAMDAHRQYWCWSPGFYAGEVVVELELPDRHEPIRYRVDVAPSSSKSGRAQYVEYISQVAGYAPQLLMGREPARHALGGRSRLGLSHWIRYARLRCFIDAYLTALRAVCERPLVRNRYQREQLPVHLARRVDVNTVRRLEANPKLIAALAGQQSGRDDLNLGDNRLNVPFNEPTLDHPANRLLAQQLDAVLRLTTRLVAEFSRQGATNSETETDVQARMPRRIAYLNNIKKQLLKLSRLSPFNAISRVQPGVAGINAISGSPHYDRSYRLGMRLLREGVSGLADDEQHYLAPTWQVYEAWCFVSLARQLEQQLPEYHWELKTETQWADMILEGKHADSTIRLYTQLVCPALEQPNRYGYCSISRERRPDLVLEYADGEDTRFICLDSKYSASRSGILNAMASAHIYRDAIKHAETAPRYSLLLVPDSSAVSLLASDDYLKRHRVGCLPLVNDADAAQAIFRLLASLSFKFTG
- a CDS encoding McrB family protein, with protein sequence MTPDLTQDDQLKKVLESINPAERRPDWLAGLEQFLADIQQADLESRKTKQFHQRIWEDNPVSSVGMGTVDISAAIDDPGFRAWLAEESFKPLGDTSQARIARLRALYDEIVERLKAFSNRTPHVKIFRVLAALFPRYITTVADRQKALACHRALFGKRKKPGAVQRQVEIRERIDQLLGPYGDTPEELAARMTYGWFIYVDYADTQHGSPPDDTKIVQDPDLKPLPAAQRRKGLTSIRGGLDTLASALSFVMEGVTREDLLDFLRAEFPDHRDSSLRTLINILKNEFYVIQEVDGVVSPTPRGELFIETGEAEELIPPLLTRILGVDHVLVALAKEPLSTGELLALLKQVNPGWTSDFAPRAMLKWLRDFGLMQVDGLGVYSLTGSGQSWAGEIKWQPECLEPLDNGEVIDTPLTEAQLDVGQLDQGVLIEAVVQGAAFLPSLVQQLHIGLWANPRRHFAILAGLSGSGKTLLARRYASAIAAQFIDNPEKNVFIQAVQPGWYDPAPLFGYINPLMPDSYVRPPLLDFLLTAARHPDQPFTVILDEMNLSHPEQYFAPVLSSMESGERLRLHNEGDSFDGVPSTIAYPANVAFIGTVNMDETTHGLSDKVLDRAFTLEFWHVNLDDYPRWQNHGLNPADIAIVRACLGDLLQALAPERLHFGWRTVEDVLSYLALASQGNDFDLISALDDVVYARVLPKLRGSESNRLHEALQKTITVLQTHGLQRSRDKVKTLQADLTDTGMMRFWR